The following is a genomic window from Butyricimonas faecihominis.
TAGCTCCGCTTTCCATGAAATGGGCGAATTGCATCATGTTAGCTTTTCCGTGGGCGCTGGCAGCACCGAAACGAACGGAACGGAAGATTCCGGCGATAAAAGTCACGTAATTATCCATGAGGTCTTTGTTTTCCAATACACCCCATTCTGCAAGTTTGGTCACGCAGAATAACCCAAGGATGTCCGCTTTACCTTCCTCGATAGAGGTGTAGTAGTTTTGCAGGGCGGAACGAACGTCTTGTTTGCCATTCAGCGTGTATTTAATTCCTAGCCCGTGAGCGACTTCGTGGAACATCACGTTTTCGAAGAAAGCATCAAAACTAATATGTTTTTGTTGATCGGGCGTAATTAACAATTTGGAAATCGGCACAACCATTTTCTCGAATTTGGCCTGCATGGAGTTTTTCAATTGTAGTTTACGACTTCCTTTCGCCGCGTGTACTCTCGGGTCGTTCGGCAGGTTGATAGCGATATTTTTACTTCCGGCATTGCAATCTCCGGCGTAATAAATCACGTCGTAAGCGTTCATGTCTGGGTTAGCATTTGCTTTTTCCTTTTTGTATTTGGCAGGAACCGGTAAATTTTCCTGTAATTTGGGCAAGTATTGAGCGTATTCAGACAAGCGTTTACTCCACTCTTTATCTTTCACGAGGATTTGTCCGGAGTGAGAAGCTTTATACCCGTAGAGTTGATCTTCGTAAGTCTCGATGGGACCAACCACGAAATCCAACGTGTTGTTCTGCATGTCCATCCATGCTAAATCACTGGCTAGGTAATCATCATCCAGAAGGGCTTTTGCTCTTAATGCCAAGTAGTTTTTCAATCCCGGGTCTTCAGCTAGTGCGGCAGCTTCTTCCAGTAATTTGGATGCTTTTGCCACTTCTTCCGGGTAAGCTTCGTGGAATGAAAGCACGATAAGCTTTCCGACTGCATCCCGACGGATAACGCTATACCAGTCCGTTTTGCGAGGATCATCCAGCGCGTCGAATTCTTCTTTCGTCATGTCAGCCGGGTAGAAGTTTGCTCCAAGAGGTTTTGCTCCCACGCCGTCGATGAAAGGTTTGTTGTCGTTTAATCTATCCCAAGGACCATAGTTTATGGAAAGATATTTCAGAGCGGCAGAATCCTGAGCGAATTGTGCCATCAATGCACTCTTATCTCCATAAGCGTTTTGCCAGAAAATGTTTTCCATTATATCGGCGACTTCGATAAGTATGGGAATCATTTTCTTCTCGTTGTCGGTCAATTGGCTCAAATCCGTTGTTAACGGGAATTCAGCATACTGATCTGCAAGCGCTTGGTAGGGGCTTGGCTTCGTTTCTTTCTTGGCCTCTTTACAAGAGAACAAGAAAACACCTAAAGATAGAAGTAGGAATAGTTTTCTCATTTTTATAAAATTTGTGTTTGAGTATTTGAGGGACGAATTTATAAAAAATTCCGTTACCTTTGTGATTGGTAGTCGTGATCATTAATTTTTAGGATGTATAAGGTGAACGATTCTGAGAAAAATAGGAATCAAGAAATATGTAATTTACTTCGTTCCGGAAATCAAAAGGGGATGGAGTTGTTATTTGATGCCTATTATAAACCCTTGGTCGTGTGGGCTGATACGTTT
Proteins encoded in this region:
- a CDS encoding dipeptidyl-peptidase 3 family protein translates to MRKLFLLLSLGVFLFSCKEAKKETKPSPYQALADQYAEFPLTTDLSQLTDNEKKMIPILIEVADIMENIFWQNAYGDKSALMAQFAQDSAALKYLSINYGPWDRLNDNKPFIDGVGAKPLGANFYPADMTKEEFDALDDPRKTDWYSVIRRDAVGKLIVLSFHEAYPEEVAKASKLLEEAAALAEDPGLKNYLALRAKALLDDDYLASDLAWMDMQNNTLDFVVGPIETYEDQLYGYKASHSGQILVKDKEWSKRLSEYAQYLPKLQENLPVPAKYKKEKANANPDMNAYDVIYYAGDCNAGSKNIAINLPNDPRVHAAKGSRKLQLKNSMQAKFEKMVVPISKLLITPDQQKHISFDAFFENVMFHEVAHGLGIKYTLNGKQDVRSALQNYYTSIEEGKADILGLFCVTKLAEWGVLENKDLMDNYVTFIAGIFRSVRFGAASAHGKANMMQFAHFMESGAISKDETTGYYTVDFEKMKKDIEVIAGEYITIEGDGDIQKATKLVAEKGIVPPTLQKDLDRIAGANIPKDIFFKQGTKVLGL